ACTAATGATATATGTACAAAATGTGAGGTCTAAGGCTTGCTAATTTGCATAATTTCTATATAGTCATATATAGGTTTAATCCTGGCTAATTTGCGAATTATCTATAGAGTAATAAAGTATAGGAAAACATTAAAACTCTTACTTACCACCAGCTTCCCTTAACAGGTCAGGTAAAATACGATTCTGGTGTTTCAGAAGATACTGGCGTGTGTATCGGAAAGGAAAATAGGAAAAGCCAAGTCGTTTCGCCCTTGCCCCGACTAGTTTATCTTCACGattatcaaaaatatcataattgttGACATCGTAACCTTCATCCGTGTTGTCAACATCGAATCCGTCATCTAAAAGTTGTCCTAATTCTTGAAACGGATGTGTTGGTCGTTGATATTCTGCTAAAAAGTCCTCGATTTCGTTTGATGTGTCAGTGTCGTCAAGGAAACTGTTCTGATATATCTGAAATCAGACAAAAACAAAGCCATAAATTTTCATACCATGATTTTTTAGATATGAGAAGTATTCTTTTTAACTCCATTTTCCGCTATCAAACCGTTAAGGCACTGGTTCTATTTCAACACATAATGTGTTCCTACCATACGTGCAATGCACGATGTCATAAGTTTCAGTGTTTTATGTCTTACGTATCCCCATTATGTTGCTTTCTGATATAAAGTCTTCCCTGCTATATCTTTTTTTGTGATAATCCTATGCTATTCATTTTATACTATGTATAATTCAATTACTTTGCCTGCTGTACATTTTATTGGATATAAGCTATACATTTTATAACTACAAAAAGCAGCACTTGTTACTCTTGTACAGAATTCTTTGTGACGTTTGAGAATTAACCTTTCCCAAACGTTTTAGCAGTTTACCAAGGCCGTGCTGTTCTGTGAACTTGTTTCACATTGACTTCCCGTATCACAGTGTAACGACCGTAACAGCCTCATTACAGCGGATTTTAGATCATGTAATAATTTTCATACTGAGCAATTATTGTAAATGTACACAGCCGGGAGTGGCAATCAAAATTTCTGTTTGCTATAATTTTCCATAATGACACGCACATTAATGAATTTTTCTTCAGTTGCGCTTTGCTTTTATGACGAGAGATACAGACTTTATGGTTTTATTATATTCAATAATAGGATAATTTCCTTTGAGTAAACGaattaatatttattgttttaatgtcaaAATGACGCATCGTTCGGGCGTTAATATTGCTTTTAATTCAAATGAGTAGTCAGACATAGTACATAACTTCTCGAACTAGGCCATTGTTACTTTATTCCAGTAATGTTAtaagtttttttaaagatatccaatggtcatctttaacttaaatattttagcTGAACATATTTATGTCAAATGTATAGAAtcctcattaaatgtatttaactgtAAGTTCGTATATAGAACTACAATCATGATTAAATGTCATGCAATAACACTTGATTGTTAAAAATTAGCCAGtgttttttagtggtagtacacttACACTGTTTTATCTATGCACGTATACAGCGTGtactattttaacctttagcatgctagataaattgtcgtctgctggaaatgtcgtctgctaaaattgtaaagttcattcaatttgctccaaaattggaagaaatattgtcagagtagcaaacagcttggaacctgatcaggctgttaaattcgcctgcagcaggctaagggtt
The Mercenaria mercenaria strain notata chromosome 10, MADL_Memer_1, whole genome shotgun sequence genome window above contains:
- the LOC123559896 gene encoding uncharacterized protein LOC123559896 → MVATSRCFIYQLRNTMTTSSIYIVLICLCLPAIFGMPYLDASNNLEKIYQNSFLDDTDTSNEIEDFLAEYQRPTHPFQELGQLLDDGFDVDNTDEGYDVNNYDIFDNREDKLVGARAKRLGFSYFPFRYTRQYLLKHQNRILPDLLREAGEYPPVKRRLAFTALRGR